One Beggiatoa leptomitoformis DNA segment encodes these proteins:
- a CDS encoding NBR1-Ig-like domain-containing protein: MHSIYKDVTGFIADVTYPDNSIVTAGQAFEKIWEIRNLGGQVWENRKLVCCDNAITVSVDIKGAISPHYNVDYSPSKTKLLFHTHNRMKVFAFQCIFSRHLSSTVPSHFKF; the protein is encoded by the coding sequence ATGCACAGTATTTATAAAGATGTAACGGGTTTTATTGCTGATGTTACTTATCCTGATAACTCTATTGTGACGGCGGGACAAGCATTTGAGAAAATATGGGAAATTCGTAATTTAGGCGGACAGGTGTGGGAAAATCGTAAATTAGTTTGTTGTGATAATGCGATTACAGTGAGTGTTGACATTAAGGGCGCAATTTCCCCGCACTACAACGTGGATTACTCCCCCAGCAAAACGAAACTCCTATTCCACACACACAACAGAATGAAAGTATTCGCCTTTCAGTGCATTTTCTCGCGCCACCTTTCCTCCACTGTGCCATCTCATTTTAAATTCTAG
- the murG gene encoding undecaprenyldiphospho-muramoylpentapeptide beta-N-acetylglucosaminyltransferase: protein MDRIKTGIKPILLMAGGTGGHVFPALAIAERLRQQNIPVRWIGTAKGLEAKIIPSTGIAIDYIDVGGLRGKGLVRRLTAPFQLSKALWQSIQIMRRHQPAAVVGMGGFVTGPAAVAAWLLRIPVLIHEQNAIVGLTNRLLSRIATCVMEAFPYTFPASVHAIATGNPLRDAILQLAQTTVTTSPILSPVRILIVGGSLGAKALNEIVPQALLSVNSKINVWHQTGEAHFEATRDVYATATFDALVEPFITDMSAAYQWADLVICRAGALTVCELAQAGKASILVPYPHAVDDHQTANARFLSHQNAAILVAQSSLKATDLTELVQSLVSNPTRLMQMSEKAWQLAHPTATDDILQLILQHAYPSALSASHKDSV from the coding sequence GTGGACAGGATAAAAACGGGTATTAAACCTATTTTGTTGATGGCGGGTGGAACAGGTGGACATGTGTTTCCTGCATTGGCGATTGCAGAGAGATTACGTCAGCAAAATATCCCTGTGCGTTGGATAGGGACTGCAAAGGGCTTGGAGGCAAAAATTATTCCTAGTACGGGCATTGCCATTGATTATATTGATGTTGGTGGCTTACGCGGTAAGGGATTAGTACGGCGATTAACCGCACCTTTTCAATTGAGCAAGGCTTTGTGGCAGTCCATTCAAATTATGCGTCGTCATCAACCCGCAGCGGTTGTTGGCATGGGGGGGTTTGTTACAGGACCTGCGGCGGTTGCTGCGTGGTTGTTGCGTATTCCTGTTTTAATCCATGAACAAAATGCAATTGTAGGTTTAACAAATCGTTTATTATCGCGGATTGCTACTTGTGTGATGGAGGCCTTTCCTTATACCTTTCCTGCTTCTGTTCATGCTATTGCAACAGGTAATCCATTGCGTGACGCAATTTTACAGTTAGCACAAACGACGGTAACAACATCGCCGATTTTATCACCTGTTCGTATTTTAATTGTGGGTGGTAGTTTAGGGGCGAAAGCACTTAATGAAATTGTGCCTCAAGCCTTATTGTCCGTGAATAGTAAAATCAATGTGTGGCATCAAACGGGTGAGGCGCATTTTGAGGCAACACGCGATGTTTATGCAACGGCGACATTTGATGCATTGGTTGAACCTTTCATCACTGATATGTCAGCCGCCTATCAATGGGCTGATTTGGTTATTTGTCGAGCGGGTGCGTTGACTGTATGCGAGCTAGCGCAGGCGGGCAAAGCGAGTATTTTAGTGCCTTACCCACACGCAGTGGATGACCATCAAACAGCGAATGCTCGTTTTTTAAGTCATCAAAATGCGGCTATTTTGGTCGCACAATCATCACTTAAAGCAACTGATTTAACCGAATTAGTGCAATCTTTGGTCAGTAATCCCACTCGTTTAATGCAAATGTCTGAAAAAGCATGGCAATTAGCTCATCCGACGGCGACTGATGACATACTTCAATTAATTTTACAACACGCTTATCCATCTGCTTTGAGCGCATCTCATAAGGATTCAGTATGA
- a CDS encoding Rne/Rng family ribonuclease, translating to MKRILINATQPEELRVAMVDGQRLYNFDIETAARKQTKSNIYKGRITRIEPSLEAAFIDYGADRHGFLPLKDISRSYFQIPVTYAPLPDELLDGENGDDDIHTIPQPLPVRGNIKELLKEGQELIVQVDKEERGNKGAALTTFISLAGRYVVLMPNNPRAGGVSRRIEGDDRSEAREVLGSLDIPDGMGVILRTAGMGKTAEELKWDLEYLLGLWRAIEDSSRDRIAPFLIYQESNVIIRAIRDYFREDINEILVDDEEIYAEAMDFMRQVMPQYLTKVKLYNDNVPLFTRYQIESQIESAFQREVRLPSGGAIVLDHTEALLSIDINSSKATKGVDIEETALNTNLEAVEEVARQLRLRDLGGLIVIDFIDMMSHKNQREVESRLKEALKMDRARVQVGRISRFGLLEMSRQRLRPSLGESSHIMCPRCSGQGKIRSVESLSLAILRLIEEEAMKERTIKVIAQVPVDVATYLLNEKRKTIQEIEERQKIDVALIPNPHFETPKYEVQRLRQDDKVINSDKPSYQTVVEPTESKTVVEHYTHVPKPQTSTEEPAVKSLAYSQPPVQIIRQTEEVQNHGILKRMWSLLFGNETIVKPIEPVLLAPPTPPARAPRNNNPRNNNTAARNGRKNTTGRDNNNNGRNPNNRTQQPAVIEAVTEKALPPVAADVSDNNIKKERPTMRRSRRGGRRKRTDNGVIESIEGMILPTENNVSHVPNVQNVPNIPNTPMNTPSIPTITNVAPPQHTPEPTYAATYENRNETHTDNKADDKDVN from the coding sequence GTGAAGAGAATATTAATCAACGCAACCCAGCCAGAAGAGTTGCGTGTAGCGATGGTCGATGGACAGCGGTTATACAACTTCGACATCGAAACCGCCGCACGCAAGCAAACCAAATCCAATATTTACAAAGGTCGTATTACCCGCATTGAACCCAGCTTAGAAGCCGCATTTATTGATTATGGCGCAGATAGACATGGCTTTTTACCACTCAAAGACATTTCCCGCAGCTACTTTCAAATTCCTGTCACCTATGCACCACTGCCAGATGAACTATTAGACGGCGAAAATGGCGACGACGACATCCACACCATTCCCCAACCGCTACCTGTGCGGGGCAACATCAAAGAACTGCTCAAAGAAGGGCAAGAACTGATTGTTCAAGTGGACAAAGAAGAACGTGGCAATAAAGGTGCGGCACTTACCACCTTTATCAGCCTAGCAGGACGTTATGTCGTTTTAATGCCAAACAACCCACGTGCGGGTGGCGTTTCACGACGCATAGAAGGCGATGACCGTAGCGAAGCCCGTGAAGTATTAGGGAGTTTGGACATTCCCGACGGCATGGGTGTCATTCTGCGCACCGCAGGCATGGGCAAAACCGCCGAAGAACTAAAATGGGACTTAGAATATCTACTCGGTTTATGGCGAGCGATAGAAGACTCATCCCGCGACAGAATCGCGCCCTTCCTGATTTATCAAGAAAGCAACGTTATCATCCGTGCGATTCGTGACTACTTCCGCGAAGATATTAACGAAATTCTCGTTGATGACGAAGAAATCTATGCAGAAGCCATGGATTTTATGCGTCAAGTCATGCCCCAATACCTGACAAAAGTCAAACTATACAACGATAACGTGCCACTCTTTACCCGTTATCAAATTGAAAGCCAAATCGAATCCGCATTTCAGCGTGAAGTTCGCTTACCATCAGGTGGTGCAATTGTTTTAGACCACACGGAAGCCCTACTATCCATAGATATCAACTCCTCAAAAGCGACAAAAGGCGTAGATATTGAAGAAACCGCGTTAAACACCAACCTAGAAGCCGTAGAAGAAGTTGCCCGTCAACTCCGTTTACGCGACTTAGGCGGACTTATCGTTATCGACTTCATCGACATGATGAGCCATAAAAATCAACGCGAAGTAGAAAGCCGTCTAAAAGAAGCGTTAAAAATGGACAGAGCGCGTGTTCAAGTAGGACGCATCTCACGTTTTGGCTTACTTGAAATGTCTCGCCAACGTCTGCGCCCCTCGCTTGGCGAATCCAGCCATATCATGTGTCCCCGCTGTAGTGGACAAGGCAAAATTCGCAGCGTCGAATCCCTCTCACTCGCTATTCTGCGCCTCATCGAAGAAGAAGCGATGAAAGAACGCACCATAAAAGTGATTGCCCAAGTACCTGTTGACGTTGCAACCTACTTACTAAACGAAAAACGTAAAACCATTCAAGAGATTGAAGAACGTCAAAAAATTGACGTAGCCCTCATCCCTAACCCCCATTTTGAAACGCCAAAATACGAAGTTCAACGCCTACGACAAGATGACAAAGTTATCAACAGCGACAAACCCAGCTATCAAACTGTTGTAGAACCAACGGAAAGCAAAACCGTTGTAGAACATTATACCCATGTCCCCAAACCCCAAACCAGCACCGAAGAACCTGCGGTAAAAAGTTTGGCGTACAGCCAACCCCCTGTGCAAATCATCCGCCAGACAGAAGAAGTACAAAATCATGGCATCCTAAAACGGATGTGGAGCCTATTATTTGGCAATGAAACCATTGTTAAACCGATAGAACCTGTTTTATTAGCCCCTCCCACGCCACCCGCACGCGCGCCACGTAACAACAACCCACGCAATAACAACACCGCCGCCCGTAATGGACGCAAAAATACAACAGGACGGGATAACAATAATAACGGACGTAATCCTAACAATCGCACGCAACAACCAGCGGTTATAGAAGCCGTTACTGAAAAAGCCTTACCCCCCGTTGCGGCAGATGTTAGCGACAACAACATTAAAAAAGAACGTCCAACCATGCGACGGAGTCGACGCGGTGGCAGACGCAAGCGTACAGATAACGGCGTGATTGAGTCCATTGAAGGCATGATATTACCAACGGAAAATAATGTGTCGCATGTTCCTAATGTTCAGAACGTTCCCAACATTCCTAACACGCCGATGAATACACCCAGTATTCCCACAATAACGAATGTTGCCCCACCACAACATACGCCTGAACCCACTTATGCCGCGACGTATGAAAACCGTAATGAAACCCATACGGATAACAAGGCAGATGACAAAGACGTAAACTAA
- a CDS encoding GGDEF domain-containing phosphodiesterase gives MNLNQLPHDELRLQLLDELKQLYEKLSTIEQDKQDLTIALDTTTEHSDLVTQELLIKLHEFRQQLEKFESEKQGLYRDKADLEISLDTITETTDIFQQDLLNNRQRLEAEIDTRTQELERQNHCLQLEVQERKKIEAQLHLAASVFQASREGIIITDSHANIISVNQAYTDITGYTEAECLGENPRFMTSGKHPNSFYQRMWESILTIGHWSGEIWNRRKSKEVYPAWLSISAVKNERKEITHFVGIVTDNSLQKRSEEKIKQLAYYDALTGLPNRLLFQENLTQVLKRAYRENHRVALLLINIDGFKDINDALGHPVGDQVLCHLGKCLTHTLEHEAPMIARMGGDEFAVLLDNLERIQDEIEITAHIATRILSSLNHAVIIEGHEIFLSISIGIAIYPQDGTELSNLLKNVDIAKYEAKSKGRNSYRFFTKNDNAEAHKRLTLQNALRYALEREELFLCYQPLLEANTQKITGVEALLRWQHPTFGLISPIEFIPLAEESGLIIPIGEWVLETACRQSYQWQQQGLMPIRMAVNLSVRQFNQPDLIERIVNVLKQTGLSPHWLKLEITESLAMNCATKTVQTLKILKSLGVHLAIDDFGTGYSSLSYLKQFNLDILKIDRSFIADMSTQNDITLVTSLIKMAHGLNMQVVAEGVETEQQFNLLRANGCDFVQGFFFYKPLVEKEMTQLLQRCRS, from the coding sequence ATGAACCTTAATCAATTACCTCATGATGAATTACGTTTGCAATTATTAGATGAATTAAAACAATTGTATGAAAAACTTTCAACAATTGAACAAGATAAGCAAGATTTGACAATTGCTTTAGATACAACTACTGAGCATAGCGATTTGGTCACGCAGGAATTGCTAATAAAATTGCATGAGTTTCGCCAACAATTAGAAAAGTTTGAATCTGAAAAACAGGGTTTATACCGTGATAAAGCGGATTTAGAGATTTCCCTTGATACTATTACGGAAACAACGGATATTTTTCAACAAGATTTGCTCAATAATCGTCAACGGTTAGAGGCGGAAATTGATACACGTACTCAAGAATTGGAGCGGCAAAATCATTGTTTACAATTAGAAGTACAAGAGCGTAAAAAGATTGAAGCGCAATTGCATCTTGCGGCTAGTGTATTTCAGGCCAGTCGTGAAGGCATTATTATTACTGATTCACACGCTAATATTATCAGTGTTAATCAAGCCTATACGGATATTACGGGTTATACTGAGGCTGAATGTTTGGGGGAAAATCCGCGCTTTATGACATCGGGTAAGCATCCTAATTCGTTTTATCAGCGGATGTGGGAATCCATTTTAACTATTGGGCATTGGAGTGGTGAGATTTGGAATCGACGTAAATCTAAAGAGGTTTATCCTGCATGGCTTAGTATTAGTGCGGTTAAAAATGAACGTAAGGAAATTACGCATTTTGTCGGCATTGTGACGGATAATTCTTTACAAAAACGGTCGGAAGAAAAAATTAAACAGTTGGCGTATTACGACGCATTAACGGGATTACCGAATAGATTATTATTTCAAGAAAATCTGACTCAGGTTCTTAAACGGGCTTATCGTGAGAATCATCGTGTTGCGCTGTTGTTGATTAATATTGATGGTTTTAAGGATATTAATGACGCGCTCGGGCATCCTGTTGGCGACCAAGTGTTATGTCATTTGGGAAAATGTTTAACGCATACTTTAGAGCATGAAGCCCCTATGATTGCTCGTATGGGGGGCGATGAGTTTGCCGTATTATTGGATAATTTAGAGCGCATTCAAGATGAAATTGAGATTACTGCGCATATTGCAACCCGTATTTTAAGTAGTTTAAATCATGCTGTTATCATTGAAGGACATGAAATTTTTCTAAGCATTAGTATTGGTATTGCGATTTATCCACAAGATGGAACGGAATTAAGCAATTTGTTAAAAAATGTGGATATTGCTAAGTATGAGGCGAAAAGTAAGGGACGGAATAGTTATCGCTTTTTTACTAAAAATGATAATGCTGAGGCACATAAACGCCTTACTTTGCAAAATGCGTTACGTTATGCGTTGGAGCGAGAGGAATTATTTCTTTGTTATCAGCCGTTATTAGAGGCAAATACGCAAAAAATCACGGGGGTGGAGGCTTTGTTACGCTGGCAACATCCTACTTTTGGCTTGATTTCGCCGATAGAGTTTATTCCGCTTGCTGAGGAAAGTGGTTTGATTATTCCGATTGGTGAATGGGTTTTAGAAACGGCTTGTCGACAAAGCTATCAGTGGCAACAACAAGGGCTTATGCCTATACGTATGGCGGTTAATCTTTCTGTGCGTCAGTTTAATCAACCTGATTTGATTGAACGCATTGTTAATGTATTAAAACAGACAGGCTTATCACCGCATTGGTTAAAGCTAGAAATTACTGAGAGTTTAGCGATGAATTGTGCGACTAAAACAGTGCAAACGTTAAAAATTTTAAAGTCGTTAGGTGTTCATTTAGCGATTGATGATTTTGGAACGGGGTATTCTTCACTCAGTTATCTTAAGCAATTTAATCTGGATATTTTAAAAATAGATAGGTCGTTTATTGCGGATATGAGTACTCAAAATGATATTACGCTAGTAACGTCGTTGATTAAAATGGCGCATGGTTTAAATATGCAGGTGGTGGCGGAAGGGGTGGAAACAGAACAGCAGTTTAATTTATTGCGTGCAAATGGTTGTGATTTTGTGCAGGGGTTTTTCTTTTATAAACCATTGGTTGAGAAAGAGATGACTCAGTTGTTGCAACGTTGTCGTTCGTAG
- the murB gene encoding UDP-N-acetylmuramate dehydrogenase, with translation MTVIIGHNPNFVPFNGRGTLRHNEPLSKHTSWRIGGPAEWFYEPADLEDLAQLMPQIPDTMPILWMGLGSNLLVRDGGVRGMVILTSGLLDDIIFVDEHTLRVEAGVSCAKVARLAVNAGLGGAEFLAGIPGTIGGALAMNAGAWGSDTWSIVRSVETVNRQGQHQRRSVTDYEVRYRHVKGPENEWFVAAVLKLLPAPVEEGQEKIKALLRQRGETQPVGLPSCGSVFRNPSNDHAARLIEQAGWKGRSIGGACVSEKHANFIINQQSASAADVEALITQIIVSVEQQYGIRLVPEVRIVGEY, from the coding sequence ATGACAGTGATTATTGGGCATAACCCCAATTTTGTACCGTTTAATGGACGTGGTACGTTACGCCATAATGAACCGCTCTCCAAACATACATCATGGCGTATTGGCGGGCCTGCCGAATGGTTTTATGAACCAGCGGATTTAGAAGACCTCGCGCAATTAATGCCACAAATCCCTGATACCATGCCTATTTTATGGATGGGATTGGGTAGTAATCTGTTGGTGCGTGATGGTGGTGTGCGTGGTATGGTCATCCTAACCTCGGGGTTATTGGACGACATCATTTTTGTGGACGAACATACTTTGCGTGTTGAAGCGGGCGTGAGCTGTGCCAAAGTTGCCCGCCTTGCGGTAAATGCAGGGCTAGGCGGGGCGGAATTTCTGGCGGGTATTCCCGGCACTATCGGTGGCGCGCTTGCGATGAATGCGGGCGCGTGGGGAAGTGATACATGGTCTATTGTTCGTAGCGTGGAAACGGTTAACCGTCAAGGGCAACATCAACGCCGTTCTGTCACCGATTATGAAGTCCGTTATCGCCATGTAAAAGGGCCTGAAAATGAATGGTTTGTGGCAGCCGTATTAAAACTGCTACCCGCACCCGTTGAAGAAGGGCAAGAAAAAATTAAAGCCCTATTACGCCAACGCGGAGAAACACAACCTGTAGGATTGCCCAGTTGTGGCTCAGTCTTTCGTAACCCGTCTAATGACCATGCCGCACGTCTTATTGAACAAGCTGGATGGAAAGGTCGTAGCATTGGCGGTGCCTGTGTTTCAGAAAAGCACGCCAATTTTATTATTAATCAACAATCGGCTTCGGCGGCAGATGTTGAAGCCTTAATTACGCAAATTATTGTCTCTGTAGAACAACAATATGGAATACGTTTAGTACCCGAAGTGCGTATTGTGGGTGAATATTAG
- a CDS encoding IS5 family transposase (programmed frameshift) — protein MSRRYALTDEQWSKLEPLLPGRKGHVGMTAKDNRLFIDAVLFRYRSGIPWRDLPERFGDFRVVHTRFSRWSKKGVWERVFKILSADADNEYAMIDSTIVRAHQHSSGGGADEAIGRSAGGLSTKINSVVDALGNPTLFFLTAGQASDLEGADALIPQIKANALLADKAYDADERVRDVLKQQGIEPVIPFRKNRLNPPYYDKVLYKARYLIEHFFGKLKQYRAIATRYDKRARNFLSGVYLASTLILLA, from the exons ATGAGTCGTCGCTATGCCTTAACCGATGAACAATGGTCAAAACTAGAACCGCTACTCCCTGGGCGTAAAGGACATGTCGGGATGACGGCTAAAGATAACCGCTTGTTTATTGATGCTGTTCTATTCCGTTATCGCAGTGGCATTCCTTGGCGCGACCTCCCCGAACGCTTTGGTGATTTCCGTGTCGTCCATACCCGCTTCAGTCGTTGGTCTAAGAAAGGTGTCTGGGAACGTGTTTTCAAGATACTAAGTGCCGATGCCGATAATGAATATGCCATGATAGACAGCACAATAGTTAGAGCGCATCAACATAGTAGTGGTGGTGGCGCAGATGAAGCCATTGGACGTAGCGCAGGGGGTTTAAGTACCAAGATTAACTCCGTTGTTGACGCACTGGGCAATCCGACCCTTTTTT TTTTGACTGCGGGACAGGCAAGCGACCTTGAGGGGGCTGATGCTCTTATTCCTCAGATAAAGGCAAACGCTTTATTGGCTGATAAGGCTTATGATGCAGATGAACGGGTTAGAGATGTTTTAAAACAGCAAGGCATAGAACCTGTGATTCCGTTCAGGAAAAATCGTTTAAATCCACCTTATTATGATAAAGTCCTTTATAAGGCACGTTATTTAATCGAGCATTTCTTTGGTAAATTAAAGCAATACCGCGCTATAGCTACACGATATGATAAACGCGCTAGGAATTTCTTAAGTGGGGTTTATTTGGCTTCTACCTTGATTCTTTTAGCTTGA
- the murC gene encoding UDP-N-acetylmuramate--L-alanine ligase, producing MKMTHHPVNLPKRGRRIHFVGIGGAGMCGIAEVMHHVGYAVSGSDLHKSATTRHLSSLGIKLYCGHDANNIYGCDVVVISSAVKADNPEVVAARAQHIPVIPRAEMLGELMRFRQGIAIAGTHGKTTTTSLITSLLAEGNLDPTFVIGGKLNSVGRHANLGAGAYLVAEADESDASFLYLKPVMAVVTNIDADHLETYQNDFNKLQETFIKFLQQLPFYGLAVVCIDDPVIRQLLPQLTKPLLTYGTAEEAEIRAVQVQQIRDKTHFQVWRDNSYWMDVTLNLAGVHNVRNALAAIAIAHEVGVEDAAIQRGLQQFSGIGRRFQTQHLHTAQGNIMLIDDYGHHPREIEAVLQAIRAGWAERRLVVVFQPHRYTRTRDLFDDFVQVLSTIDVLLLLDVYAAGESRIEGADGQALCHALQTKGQVKPRFVAQADELVTLLPSLLQDQDILLTLGAGNIGTISANLPAQLTIQQSVNVEES from the coding sequence ATGAAAATGACTCACCATCCAGTTAATTTGCCTAAACGTGGACGACGGATTCACTTTGTTGGTATTGGAGGGGCGGGGATGTGTGGTATTGCTGAAGTGATGCACCATGTCGGCTATGCGGTTTCGGGGTCTGATTTGCATAAAAGTGCTACGACACGCCATTTAAGCAGTTTAGGGATTAAACTGTATTGCGGGCATGATGCGAATAATATTTATGGCTGTGATGTTGTTGTTATTTCTAGCGCGGTAAAAGCAGATAATCCTGAGGTAGTTGCTGCGCGCGCCCAACATATTCCCGTTATTCCACGTGCTGAAATGTTGGGCGAATTGATGCGTTTTCGTCAGGGTATTGCCATTGCGGGGACACATGGTAAAACCACGACAACCAGTTTAATCACCAGTTTGTTGGCAGAAGGGAACTTAGATCCAACGTTTGTTATCGGCGGTAAATTAAACAGTGTTGGACGACATGCTAATTTAGGTGCAGGCGCGTATTTAGTGGCAGAAGCGGATGAAAGTGATGCCTCATTTTTATATTTAAAACCCGTTATGGCCGTTGTTACTAACATTGATGCTGACCATTTAGAAACCTATCAAAACGATTTTAATAAACTGCAAGAAACCTTTATTAAGTTTTTACAACAATTACCGTTTTATGGCTTGGCTGTGGTCTGTATTGATGACCCTGTGATTCGTCAATTACTACCGCAATTAACTAAACCTTTATTGACCTATGGAACAGCAGAAGAAGCTGAAATCCGTGCAGTACAAGTGCAACAAATTCGTGATAAAACACACTTTCAAGTGTGGCGTGATAATAGCTATTGGATGGATGTTACTTTAAATTTAGCGGGCGTGCATAACGTGCGTAATGCCCTAGCCGCCATTGCTATTGCGCATGAAGTGGGGGTGGAAGATGCCGCTATTCAACGTGGATTACAACAATTCAGTGGCATTGGACGACGCTTTCAAACCCAACACCTACACACGGCACAAGGTAATATCATGTTGATTGATGACTACGGACATCATCCGCGTGAAATAGAAGCTGTTTTACAAGCGATTCGTGCAGGATGGGCAGAACGTCGTTTAGTCGTGGTCTTTCAGCCGCACCGCTATACCCGTACCCGTGATTTATTTGACGATTTTGTCCAAGTTTTATCAACCATCGACGTGTTATTACTCCTAGATGTCTATGCAGCCGGTGAAAGCCGTATAGAAGGTGCAGACGGACAAGCCTTGTGTCATGCGTTACAAACTAAAGGACAAGTCAAACCACGTTTTGTTGCACAAGCGGACGAGTTGGTCACATTATTGCCTTCTCTATTACAAGACCAAGATATTTTATTAACCCTAGGCGCGGGCAATATTGGGACAATTTCAGCCAATTTACCTGCACAACTGACAATACAACAGTCTGTAAATGTAGAGGAATCTTGA
- a CDS encoding D-alanine--D-alanine ligase, with translation MTVNTTHWGKVAVLMGGTSAERDVSLKSGRAVLTALLNQEVDAIGIDTGVGSLLEKLTENSYDHVFIALHGRGGEDGTVQGLLEQLGLPYTGSGVLGSALAMDKYRTKLVWEGLGLPTPPCVLLTEKTDFNNVVTKLGLPLMVKPASEGSSVGMSKVNDVVEIQQAYELAKQFDQVVIAEKYISGVEYTASIVQNQSLPIIRLETPRVFYDYEAKYSDNTQTRYICPSGLAPDQETTLQQLALQAFLAVGATGWGRVDLMCDATGQAWLLEVNTVPGMTDHSLVPMAAKAAGIDFDNLVLQILAST, from the coding sequence ATGACTGTGAATACAACCCACTGGGGAAAAGTTGCCGTATTAATGGGGGGAACATCCGCAGAACGTGATGTGTCTTTAAAAAGTGGGCGCGCTGTATTAACAGCCCTATTAAATCAAGAGGTTGATGCGATAGGTATCGATACAGGCGTGGGTAGCTTATTAGAGAAATTAACTGAAAACAGTTACGATCACGTGTTTATTGCCCTACATGGGCGCGGTGGTGAAGATGGTACGGTACAAGGGCTGTTAGAACAGTTAGGATTACCCTACACGGGCAGCGGCGTATTAGGCTCTGCTTTGGCAATGGATAAATACCGTACAAAACTCGTTTGGGAAGGCTTAGGATTACCCACGCCGCCGTGTGTACTGCTAACGGAAAAAACTGATTTTAACAATGTTGTTACCAAATTAGGCTTACCACTGATGGTAAAACCTGCCAGTGAAGGCTCTAGCGTTGGCATGAGTAAAGTTAATGATGTTGTAGAAATACAACAAGCCTATGAACTTGCAAAGCAGTTTGATCAAGTAGTTATCGCTGAAAAATACATTAGTGGTGTAGAATATACAGCCAGCATTGTACAAAACCAATCCTTGCCTATCATCCGCTTAGAAACCCCAAGGGTTTTCTATGATTATGAAGCGAAGTACAGCGACAATACACAAACCCGTTATATTTGCCCATCTGGTCTAGCACCCGACCAAGAAACCACCTTGCAACAATTAGCGTTACAAGCTTTTTTAGCCGTTGGTGCAACAGGATGGGGACGAGTAGATTTAATGTGTGATGCAACGGGACAAGCTTGGTTGTTAGAAGTTAATACCGTTCCCGGTATGACCGACCATAGTCTTGTTCCTATGGCGGCTAAGGCGGCAGGCATTGATTTTGATAATTTAGTGTTACAAATCCTAGCAAGCACATGA